The genomic stretch AATGGAATCGTATCTATGGTCCTTGCAAGCTGAAGTGAAAAAATCATCGTACTCCTGTCCAAAAAAATCCATGTAGGCCAATACATCCGGTATGCCACGGTCAAAAAAACTGATGGGAGCATCTATTTTTAAGGACTGCCTGTAGTGGGACGTTCTTCCTTCCAACAGATCTTTATTGAACTGCAATGCATCATCCACAAAAACCAAGGGATTTGAAATATAATGTTCCGTTTGCCCCTCATTTTTGGCTTTAGAGGTCATATCACGGATAATCTCATGAAAGCAATGGTAACCCATGCTTTCCAATCCATTAACTATGGAAGTCTTACCGGTGCCCGGCGCTCCCGTGATAACTATTTTCTTCTTTCCCAAAGCCCTTAATTTATGTTACAAAGTAATGAAATCGACTTAAGGAAAAAAAATTGATGGGTAAGCCATATATTTGTAAAAAATTGAGGTATGGATAATAAGGATACGGAGGAGTTTTACGCAAAGCTAAAAGATCAGTTGTTGGAAAGCACTAGTTGGCCATCTACATACCTTTATAAATTTATAGTTCCAACGGATGAACAACGGATTTCACAGATACAGGATATTTTTGACAATACCGGAGCTGTAATCGAATCCAAAAAGTCCAAAAAAGGGAATTATACCAGCTTATCCATTACAGTGAACTTAAAAGATCCGGACGCTGTGATAGAAAAATATAAGGAAGTTTCGGTAGTTGAGGGTGTAATTTCTTTGTAGCCCCTTTGTTTGCTATAATTTTATTACTTTGCGAACGTTATCGGATTACTTTCCAAGTTTCAAATCTCTAAATACATTACTTTGAACGAAATATTTAATTTAGAATACAATACAGAGCGTCCAAAACTCTTTATTCCAGAGTATGGCCGGCATTTCCAGAAAATGGTGGATCACGCCGTCGCTATTGAAGACCGCGACGAACGCAATAGAGTGGCCAAATCCATTATTAGCGTAATGGGAAACTTACAGCCCCATTTAAGGGATGTTCCAGACTTTCAGCATAAACTTTGGGACCAATTGTTTATTATGGCGGATTTTAAGTTGGATGTAGATTCCCCTTTTCCGATTACATCACAAGAGGTTCTGCAACAACGCCCAGAGCCGTTGGATTACCCCCAGAACCACCCCAAGTACCGTTTTTACGGAAACAATATCAAAAGAATGATAGATGTGGCCGTAAACTGGGAAAAAGGAGACATGCGTTCAGGTTTGGAATACGCGATCGCCAACCACATGAAGAAGTGCTACTTGGTTTGGAACAAGGATACGGTGGAAGATAGTGTAATCTTCAATCACCTCAAGGAGCTAAGCGATGGACAAATAGATTTGGCAAAAAGCGATGAGAGCCTTACCGAAAGTGGACAGTTCCTTAAGAACAAACCAAGCAGGTCCAACAATAACAACAACAGAGGAAAGAAAGGGCAGAGAGGCCGTAAAAAAAGATATTAAACTCCAAGGGAATACATGGGTACATTTCGAATAGAGGGTGGACACCAATTACATGGTGAAATTACACCTCAAGGGGCAAAGAACGAAGCACTACAGATTCTTTGTGCCGTTTTACTTTCAGAAGAAAAAATTACCATACACAACATACCCGACATCGTAGATGTCAACAAACTCATCGCCCTATTGGAAGACTTGGGCGTTAAAATCCAGAAGAAAGGCAAGGGGTCGTACACTTTTAAGGCCGATGATGTAAACTTGGATTACCTTCAATCTGCCAAATTTAAGGAAGATGGCAGAGGGCTACGGGGATCTATTATGTTGGTTGGCCCACTTTTGGCAAGATTCGGAAAAGGATACATCCCAAAACCTGGAGGAGATAAGATTGGTAGAAGAAGGTTGGATACCCATTTTGAAGGTTTTATCAAACTTGGAGCGCAGTTCCGATACAATAAAGAGGACTATTTTTACGGAGTTGAAGCCGATAAGCTCAAGGGAACCTATATGCTTTTGGACGAAGCATCGGTAACCGGAACGGCCAATATTGTAATGGCCGCTGTTTTGGCAGAGGGCACCACTACGATTTACAATGCGGCCTGTGAACCTTATCTTCAGCAATTATGTAAAATGTTGAACCGCATGGGGGCCAAAATCTCAGGAATCGGTTCCAATTTGTTGACCATTGAAGGAGTTGACTCGTTAGGTGGTACCGAGCACACCATGTTGCCCGATATGATAGAAATCGGTAGCTGGATCGGGTTGGCTGCCATGACCCAAAGCGAACTCACCATCAAAAATGTCAGTTGGGACGATTTGGGCGTAATTCCGAATGTGTTCCGTAAGCTGGGAATAACCGTGGAAAGAAAGGGAGATGATATTTTTATCCCAAAACACGAAGATGGCTACGAAATTCAGAATTTTATAGATGGCTCCATTCTCACCATAGCCGATGCACCTTGGCCGGGACTTACCCCGGATTTGTTGAGCATTATTTTGGTTGTGGCCACCCAAGCAAGGGGAGAAGTCCTTATCCATCAGAAAATGTTCGAAAGCCGATTGTTCTTTGTGGACAAACTTATTGATATGGGCGCAAAAATCATTCTCTGCGACCCACACAGGGCCACCGTAATTGGACATGATTTCCAATCCACATTAAAGGCAACTACCATGGTATCCCCCGATATTAGGGCAGGAGTGTCCCTTTTGATTGCGGCACTGTCCGCCAAGGGAACTTCCACCATACATAATATCGAACAGATTGATCGTGGTTACGAAAACATCGATGAGCGCTTGCGTGCCATCGGGGCCAATATTGTAAGGGTGTAATTCTGATTATTTCTCGACCAATTTTCCATCAGGGTAAAGTGCAAAACGACCCCTGTCCTTATCGTGCACATTGTCCGGATGTGGCCATGGCCATCCACCAAACTGTGTAAGACGGTATTCTTCCATCACTTTTTGAATTTCTTCTTGGGTGTTCATCACAAAAGGTCCGTATTTGGCAACGGGTTCACCAATGGGTTTTCCTTGTAACACCATAATTTGAGCTGTTTCCGAACCTATTTTGATGTTTACATCTTGTGTCGGGTCCAGAACAATTCCAAAATTTGGATTGATTTTTTTGTCCCCGATACGGATTTCGTCCCCTTCATAAAAATATAACACGCGATTTACTTCCGAAGAATTTGCTTTTGGCAACATGTACTCTGAATCTGCATCCACATGAATGTTCCAAACCGCTACCTCGTTCTCGGGATTTGCGGCCCATGAATCCGGTGCGGGGTTAATTGGATTCACATTTTTGTAGGTGCCTGCAACTACTTTTATTTTCGCGTTTCCCTCTTCAATAATCGGAATATCCTCGTTCCAGAGCATTTTAAAGTGTGGGTCCACAAACTTTCCAACTTTGGGAAGGTTCAACCAAATTTGAAACAGCTCCAGCGTATTCTCCTCATCATCTTTTAACAAGGGGAACATTTCCGAATGCTGTACACCTCTTCCGGCCGTCATCCATTGCACATCGCCCTTGCCAAATCTACCAGCGGCACCTAGGGAATCGGAATGGTCGCAAAATCCCTTATTCACGATGGTGATGGTTTCAAAACCACAGTGAGGATGGAAAGGAAACCCCGGAATCGTCTGACCGTGGTACATGCGCCATTTGGCACTGGGATTAAAATCGCTTCCCAGACTTCTCCCTTTGAGCAAGGATTCATCTGGCCCCATCTCTCCATTTCCTTTGGGAAAATGGTCCAAATGGTATACACTGAACAAAAATGGGTCCAAGGTTTGCCAAGGTGAACTTAACGGAAAGGTTTGTATAACAGGATTTTTCATAGCGTAATTTTTTTTTAAGATCAAAAGCCTGCAAGGTGCAGGCTTTTCAATCCAATTGTAATTTAATTTATTTACCAGGAATTGGTGGTGGACCATCGATCATGGCCTCATATTTTACATCACCTTTTCTGGTCTTATATTCTTCTTTTACTTTTTCTACCAATTTTGGGTCATCAAAAAGGTCAAGCATGGTCATCCCCATGGCTTTGGAAGCATAGA from Flagellimonas oceani encodes the following:
- a CDS encoding AAA family ATPase, whose product is MGKKKIVITGAPGTGKTSIVNGLESMGYHCFHEIIRDMTSKAKNEGQTEHYISNPLVFVDDALQFNKDLLEGRTSHYRQSLKIDAPISFFDRGIPDVLAYMDFFGQEYDDFFTSACKDHRYDSIFIVPPWKEIYVSDNERMETFEEAESIHDSLMKTYTQFGYNPIEVPKDEVQNRIDFILETLKKL
- a CDS encoding DUF493 family protein — encoded protein: MDNKDTEEFYAKLKDQLLESTSWPSTYLYKFIVPTDEQRISQIQDIFDNTGAVIESKKSKKGNYTSLSITVNLKDPDAVIEKYKEVSVVEGVISL
- a CDS encoding DUF4290 domain-containing protein; translated protein: MNEIFNLEYNTERPKLFIPEYGRHFQKMVDHAVAIEDRDERNRVAKSIISVMGNLQPHLRDVPDFQHKLWDQLFIMADFKLDVDSPFPITSQEVLQQRPEPLDYPQNHPKYRFYGNNIKRMIDVAVNWEKGDMRSGLEYAIANHMKKCYLVWNKDTVEDSVIFNHLKELSDGQIDLAKSDESLTESGQFLKNKPSRSNNNNNRGKKGQRGRKKRY
- the murA gene encoding UDP-N-acetylglucosamine 1-carboxyvinyltransferase — encoded protein: MGTFRIEGGHQLHGEITPQGAKNEALQILCAVLLSEEKITIHNIPDIVDVNKLIALLEDLGVKIQKKGKGSYTFKADDVNLDYLQSAKFKEDGRGLRGSIMLVGPLLARFGKGYIPKPGGDKIGRRRLDTHFEGFIKLGAQFRYNKEDYFYGVEADKLKGTYMLLDEASVTGTANIVMAAVLAEGTTTIYNAACEPYLQQLCKMLNRMGAKISGIGSNLLTIEGVDSLGGTEHTMLPDMIEIGSWIGLAAMTQSELTIKNVSWDDLGVIPNVFRKLGITVERKGDDIFIPKHEDGYEIQNFIDGSILTIADAPWPGLTPDLLSIILVVATQARGEVLIHQKMFESRLFFVDKLIDMGAKIILCDPHRATVIGHDFQSTLKATTMVSPDIRAGVSLLIAALSAKGTSTIHNIEQIDRGYENIDERLRAIGANIVRV
- a CDS encoding pirin family protein; this encodes MKNPVIQTFPLSSPWQTLDPFLFSVYHLDHFPKGNGEMGPDESLLKGRSLGSDFNPSAKWRMYHGQTIPGFPFHPHCGFETITIVNKGFCDHSDSLGAAGRFGKGDVQWMTAGRGVQHSEMFPLLKDDEENTLELFQIWLNLPKVGKFVDPHFKMLWNEDIPIIEEGNAKIKVVAGTYKNVNPINPAPDSWAANPENEVAVWNIHVDADSEYMLPKANSSEVNRVLYFYEGDEIRIGDKKINPNFGIVLDPTQDVNIKIGSETAQIMVLQGKPIGEPVAKYGPFVMNTQEEIQKVMEEYRLTQFGGWPWPHPDNVHDKDRGRFALYPDGKLVEK